The genome window AAGCTTGCCGAAGGGGAAAAAGAACTGCGCCTCGTGGTCAGGCAAGCCCCGGACATGATAGACGCCTGGGTAAACCTCGGCATCGCCCTGCAACTTCAAGGGAAGCATGCGGCCTCTTTCCCCATGTTCCGCAAAGCCATCAACAGCGACCCGGAAAACCTGGGCCTCTGGCTGCGCCTCATAGACGCGCAACTGCGCGCCAAACGGTTTGACCTCGCGTTCCGGACCTACACGGAAGCGCCCCCTTCCCCTCCCTTCCAACTGGAGGCCGGGATGCTGTTCGTGGAAGCCAAGCAGTACACGACCGCCCGGAAAATTTTCCTGCAGGTCAGGGATACGCCCGGTGCGCCGGAAGAAGTGCACATTTATCTTGCCGCGCTCGCCATGGAAAACCTGAACAACCCGTCCGAAGCCCTGCGGGAACTGGCGCTTATCCCGCCCACGAGCCCGCTGGCGGAACGGGCGCTGCGCTGGCGTTTGCAGATCCTGGAAGAAGCCGGCCGGGTACATGAAAGCGTTCCCATCGCCAAAGAGTACGCGGAACAAAACCCCGACTCCGCGGAGTTTCAGGTCATTTACGCGCAAGCTTGCGCCGCTTCCGGGGATACGCAGACCGCCATAAGAACGTTGCGTTCCGCCCGGCAGAAATGGCCGGACAACGTTTCCGTCGCGCTGCTCCTCGCTTCCGTCCTGGACCCGAATACGGACAAGGACGAAGCCATGCGGCTCATGGAATTCGTCATTCTGCACCAGCCGCGCAACGCCTTCGCCCTCAACTACGTCGGGTACATGCTGGCGGACGAGAACCGCGAGCTGGAGCGCGCGTATGACCTGATAGCCAGAGCCGCCGTGGAAGCGCCCGAGGACCCGCACGTGGCGGATTCCCTGGCCTGGGTGTTCTACCGGCTCGGCAACTACACGGAAGCGTGGGCCGCCATACGCAAAAGCATCAGCCTCGGCGGCGACCACCCCGTCATTTGGGAACACTACGGCGATATCGCCGTCAAACTCGGCAACACGGCCGAAGCGCGGAAAGGCTATTCCAACGCGCTGAAAACCAAGCCGGATGATCCGGAAGCGATCCGGCGGAAACTCAAGGAACTTCCCTGATGCGCGCCTCCCTACGATTCTTTTTGCCGCACGCCGTCCGTTGCGGCGCGCTGGCCCTCATGCTGGTATTCCTCGGCGCGTGCGCCAGGTCGACCGATACCCTCCGCACCCCGGCGGACCCCGTCGTCGCGCAAACCCTCTGGTCGCGGTTCACCCATTCGGCACAACGGGCGCAAAAGGCGGACCCCTTCCGCCTTAATGCCACGCTGTACTATTCCGGAAAAGAGGACAGCCAGCGGGTGACCGTATATTTCTGGGGTAACGGCGAGAACGAGTCCCCCCTGCCGCTGCGGCTGGATATCCTGATGGGACCGGGCAGCGTGATGGCCGCCATCAGGGAAGACTCCGGCGGGCTTTCCATCTATGTGCCGCGCGACAAAACCGTGTACCAAGCCGATGAAGGCAACCTCCTCGCCTTTGATTTGCCCGTGCCCTTTTCCCTTGCCGATCTGTCCGCCCTTGTCACCGGCAAGTTCGCGGATCTTTTCGCTCCGCCGGAAGCCGACGCGGAAGACGTGATCCGTAGCGCCATGCAGGGCGACAACGGCGCCGTGGTCTACCACCTGCCCGAGGCGCCGCTTCCGGGCCGGGTCACCCTTGACGAAAACGCGCTGCCCGTTGCCTGGAGCGACGGGGAGAACTGGACATTGACCATCGAATACTGGCCGGACAGCACCAGAACGACCCCCCGCAAGCTGTATATCAAACACGCCGAGGGCCGCGAGGCAACGCTCATCGTCCGCGAACTCGATCATCCGAAACCGTTCACGGTCAAACAGCTCGACCTCACCGTACCGCAGGGAACACGCCTTGCGCCACTTGAGGTTAGGCAGTAATATCGGGCCGGTTTCGCCCAATCATAGGGTCCAATCATAGGGTCCAATCATAGGGTCCAATCATAGGGCCCAATCATAGGGACGGTTTGCTCAATCATTGAGGAATATCATGGCAAAAATACTGTATATGGGGTCCGATCATGCCGGGCTGTCTTTGAAAAACGCGTTACTCCCGGCTCTGCGGCAACAGGGCTGGACCATTGAGGATATGGGCACCCAAAGCGGGGACAGCTGCGACTACCCCGACTTTGCCCACGCGGTCTGTACCAAAGTTCTGGAAAATGACGCGTTCGGCATCCTGATCTGCGGCACCGGCATCGGCATGTCCATGGCGGCCAACAGGCATAAAGGCATCCGGGCGGCTCTCTGTACGCACGAATTCCATGCCAGGGCGACCAGGGAGCACAACAACGCCAACGTGCTCTGCCTCGGCGAACGCGTGACCGCGCCCGGCCTGGCAGTGGAACTGGCCACAATTTTCCTGTCCACGGAATATGCCGGGGGCCGCCATCAAAAACGCATCGAAAAAATAGATATATAATCTAAGTTAAATAGTAATTCCGCGATACATATTCCGCTCAGTGCGGTGTATCGCAGCCGCACCTTCCGAAGAAACGCGCACCGCGCGGGAGAATAGACCGCATGCAATTGTATAATTCGCTGTCCAGAAAGAAAGAGGAATTCACCCCGGTCACCCCCGGCAAAGTCAGCCTGTATTCCTGCGGCATCACGGCGTATGATCTTAGCCACATCGGCCACGCCCGTTCGGCCGTGGTCTTCGACATTCTCGTGCGCTACCTGCGTTCCCTGGGGTACGACGTCACCTTCATCCGCAACTTCACGGATATCGAGGACAAGATCATCAACCGCGCCAACAAGGAAGGCGTGCCCTGGCAGCAGGTGGTGGATACCTACATCACCGCCTTCCACGACGACATGGACATCCTCGGAGTGCAGCGCGCGACCCATGAGCCCAAGGCCACGGACCATATCGGCGACATGATCGCGCTGATAGAGAAGCTTATCAAAAAAGACCACGCCTACGCCACGCCTGAAGGCGACGTGTATTTCCGGGTCCGGTCCTTCAAGGACTACGGCAAACTCTCGGGCCGGAGCGTGGATGAACTGGAAGCCGGTGCGCGGGTGGCGCCGGACGAAACCAAGGAAGACCCCCTGGATTTCGCGCTCTGGAAAGCCGCCAAACCCGGCGAGCCGTTCTGGGAAAGCCCTTGGAGCAAAGGCCGCCCCGGCTGGCATATCGAATGCTCGGCCATGAGCGAAAAATACGCCCCGCTCCCTCTGGATATCCACGGCGGCGGCCAGGACCTCATCTTCCCGCATCACGAAAACGAAATAGCCCAGAGTGAGGCCGCCATTGACGGCCCCTTCTGCCGCTTCTGGGTCCATAACGGCTTCGTGCAGGTCAATTCCGAAAAGATGTCCAAATCGCTGGGCAACTTCCGCACCATCCGTGATATCCTGGCGTCCTACCTGCCGGAAACGCTGCGGTTTTTCCTCATCACCCGCCACTACCACAGCCCGATCGACTTTACCTTCGATGCCATGGACGAAGCGGAAAAAAACCTGCGGCGCATCTATGAAACCCTTGTCCTGACCAAGGAAGAGCTTTCCCGCGAAAAATGGGTGGCGTTTCCGCTGAAGAACGCCTTTGCCACCGAGTTTGATGCGGTGGAAAAGGCCTGGACCGCCGCGATGGATGACGACCTCAATACCGCCGCGGCCATGGGCCACGTGAACACCCTCATTCACCTGATAAATCGCCTGACCGAGGATAAAAACGGCCGCAAAACGGAAAGCGCGAAAATTCTGTACACCCGTTTTTGCGAGGCCATGGCCCGCTGGGGTGCGATTCTCGGCCTGTTCCAGCGCGACCCGGCCGCGTTTCTGGATGAACTCAAACAGTGCCGCGCCAAACGCATCGCGCTTGACGTTGCGAAGGTTGAAGACCTCATGCTGCAACGGCAAGAAGCACGGAAAAACAAAGAGTACGCGAAGTCCGACGCGCTGCGCGACGAGCTGACAGCCCTTGGCGTTTCCGTGCGCGACACCCCCCAGGGGGCAACATGGGATATAGCATAAGCCTTACTCCGTACGCGCGGCGGCTGCTTTTTGCGGCGGCCGCCGCCGTTTTCCTCGTCTGCTCGGGGTTGAGCGTTCCCGGCGCGCACGCGGCCTGGGGGGAGTTCACCATCAAGGACGAGGTGGAGCTCGGTAAAAAAATCAAGGCTTCCGTCCGGTCGAGCCTGCCCATCGTCGACGATCCGGAAGTGCAGGAATACGTCAACGGCCTCCTGAACCGGATACTGGCGTCGGCGCCGCCCCAGCCCTTCGATTTTTCCATCAGCGTCATCCGCCATAACGCCATCAACGCCTTTGCCACGCCGGGCGGCAACCTCTTTGTGTTCACAGGCCTTATCCTCGCCATGGAGCATGAGTCGGAGGTGGCCGGCGTTCTGGCGCACGAAATTGCCCACGCCACCCAGCGCCATATCGCCGGGCGTATCGCCCAGATGCAGAAAATAAGCCTGCTTTCCCTCGCGGGCGCCCTTATCGGGGGGTTTCTGGGAGGCGACGCCGGTTCCGCCGTGGCCGTGGGCTCGCTGGCCGCCGGGCAGTCGGCTCAATTGAAATACAGCCGCGCGGACGAAACCGATGCCGACCACGTTGGCATGGGGTATTTCACCAAAGCCGGATACCCGCCGCAGGGCATGGTGGGCGCTTTTGAAAAAATCCGCCGGCAGCAGTGGTTCCTGGGCAGCAGCATCCCTACTTACCTCTCCACCCACCCGGCCATCCAAGACCGTATCCAGTCCATGAACGTCCGCATCCAGTCTCTTCCGGCGAATTTGCGGAACCGCAAGGATGACGACACCAAGTTCAAACGGATACAGGCCTTGATCCGGGCGCGGTTCAGCGACACCGACCAGGCCCTGGCCGCGTTCAACAAACAGGTGCGGGAAAAGGGCGCAAGCCGCTGCCTTGCCCTCATGGGCCAAGGGATCGTCTATTCGCGCACCAACCGGATAAACGACGCGGAAAACATCTTTGAGGAAGCGTTAACCTGCGCGCCCGGGGAACCGCTCATCGCGCGGGAGGCGGGCATCTTCCACTACCAGCGCGGCTCGCGCGACAAGGCCGGGATTCTTCTCACCAAAGCCATGACATTGAACTCCAGGGACCATGTGGCCCGGTTCTACTACGCCCGCCTTCTGGCGGACGGCGGCAACCTGCGCGGCGCGCAGGAGGAATACAAACGCATCCTGCTCGACCTGCCCGACGATCCGGAAGTGCATGTTTTTTACGCGCAGGCGCTCGGTGCCGACAAGCAGCTGTTCAAGGCGTATCTGCACATGGCGTACGGTTCGCTGTATGCCAATGACAAGAAAAAAACCCAACAGAACTACGACAGGGCCAAAAGCGCCGCCAAGACCCCCCAGGACGAGGCGGAACTCAAACGCCTCGGCGATGCGTTCAAAGAGCGGACGGAGCTGTTCGAAGGAAAATGATCCCGGGTGTTCTTTTGACGCAAAACGCCTGCCGGTGTGATACGGCAGGCGTTTTGCGTCAAAAGCATCGCGGGTAAGGCGTTATTCCCCCAGCAGGCGGAGCACTTTACGCAGCAGGTTCCAGGTGTTCGCGACGGAGCGGATCTTCACCGCCTCGTTGACCGTATGCGCGCCGGTGATATCCGGCCCGAAGGCGATGAAATCCACCTTCCGTCCAAGCTCTTTAAATTTCTCAAAAAACAATCCGCATTCCAGGCCCGCGTGGATTCCCGCCACCGTGGCTTCCTTTTTGAAAAGCGACGTATACGCCTGTTTAAAAACGTCGCGCAGCTTCGATTCCGGGCTGAACTCCCAGGCCGGGTAATCGCTCACATACGAGGCGGTTGCGCCTATGCATTCCGCGACGGCCACGGTTTGTTGGTACATCAGTTCTTTCTTGCTGCCCACGGAACTCCGCAGCAGGCTGGAAAAAATCGCATTCCCGCCGTCCATGCGCACCACACCGAGGTTGGCGGAGCTTTCCACCATGCGTTGGGTCGTGATGTTCAGATCCATGGCCATCACGCCGTTCGGCAAAAGAAGCAACGCTGCGACAACCCGGGAAAAACATTCCCTGGTGAGCAGGGTCTCCGCCGCGTCCGCCTTCTGCGCCGTCAGCGCCAGCCCCTCGCCGTCAGCCGCCTTGAGTTCGTTTTTGAATACGCCGCACAAGACGTTGAGCTCTTTTTGCAGCCCGTCTTTGTCGGTATTGATGCACACCACGGCAGCGCTTTCCGAGGGAATGACGTTGCTCGCGCTGCCGCCGGAAAGTGCCGCAAGATAACAATCATACTTCGCCGCGAGGGTGGAAAGTATCCGCCCCATAAGGCGGTTGGCGTTGCCCCGTTCTTTGTCTATTGCCGTGCCGGAGTGCCCGCCGGCCAGCCCACTCACGTTTATACGGAAAAAAGCGCGCTTGGCGCCGCCGGGTAAATCATCGGGCAGGCCGCCGGAAGCGACGGTCGCGAGCGGCAGGGAAACCTCGGTCCGGCGTCCTCCGGCGCAACTGACGCAAAAAACGCCCTCTTCCTCGGAGTCAAGGTTGATGAAATACTCGCCGGACAGCTGCGACACGTCAAAACCGGCGGCGCCGGTCATGCCGACTTCTTCCGCGACGGTTATCACGGCTTCCAGCGCCGGGTGCGGGACATCCTTGGAATCAAGCAACGCCATGATGAACGCCAGGGCTATGCCGTTGTCCGCGCCGAGGGTCGTCCCGGCCGCCGTCAGCGTATCTCCCTTGACGACCAGGGTGATGGGGTCCCGGGAAAAATCGAAGCCGCTCCCCTCTTCCTTCACGCAGACCATGTCCATATGGCCCTGCAAAATTACGGTCGGCGCTTTTTCCATGCCGCTGCTGGCCGGTTTTTTGATGCACACGTTGCCGAGCGCGTCCTGGGCGACAAAAAGGCCGCGCTCTTTGGCGAACGACACAAGATGGTCGCTGATCTGTTTTTCATAATGGGAGCAGCGGGGAATAGCCGCAATAACTTCAAACCATTTGAAGCATTCCGTGGGGTCCAGGTTTTCCAGTTTCATGGGAAGTCTCCTTTACGGAATATACCGCCCATTCTACCAGACACACGCGTGCAAGACCACCACTCTCTTCAAATAATACCGTCCGTGTATGGGCAATAAAGGATCAACTCCGCAAAAAACCTCACAAAAAGTGCGCAAAACTTCGTGCGGCAGAGCTTCCGTGAAAACCGTGCCCAAACAACTGGCGGCAGCGGCAACCCAGCAGGCACTCCCCGGCAGGAACCGTCACGGCTCTCTCCGGCGTCACTGCACCCGGGAATCAGGGTCAACGGCAATCTTGCTCAGCATTGCATCCAGAATCCGGCAAAATCGCTGCTGAACAAGGGAAAACCGCTCCAAGGCCTCAGTTATTTCAGCCATTGCCTCGTTAGTGCGATGGAGTTGTTCCACCCGCCTCTTTTCAATTATTTCCTTGTTTTTCCGGTACCAGGCGGGAACAGTGCCGAGTACTTCCCTGGCGGCAATCAAAGCTTCCTCTTCCGAGTACAGACTCCCAGGAATATCTTTATTGTAATGGGTATCTTTCATGACAATCCCTCACTATTTAACGTTTTCCCATTACAATATAAAGAAATAATGAGACAAAAAAACAATTTTAACGTTGAATAGCAGAGAAATAATGCCATTGAGCGTACAAATAACGCCGCTTCCGCATCGATACAAGCAATGCGGAAGCGGCGTTATTCAAATACTAAGAAAATATAATAAACTTATGCTACTTTCTCAAATGCTTTTGCAGCAGCATTGCAGACGGGACAGGGGCCGTCGTGCGGTCCTTCATGCGTATAGCCGCAAACGGAGCAGATGTAATAATCCACGGGGTCCATCTTGCCTTTGGCGGCGAGAGCCTTTTTGTACAGATTGGCGTGCACTTCCTCGACCGCGTTCACCCACTTCATGTAGGAAGCGGCGGCCTTGTTGCCTTCGGCCTCGGCATCCTTAATCATATCGGGGTACATCTTGGTAAATTCGTAGGTTTCCCCGGAGATGGCGTCTTCCAGGTTCGCCAGAGTGTCATGCACTTTTCCGGCAAGACGGAGGTGCGCATGCGCATGGATGGTTTCAGCGGCAGCGGCGGCTCTGAACAATTTGGCGACCTGCGCGAACCCGTCTTTTTCCGCTTTGTCCGCATACGCGAGATATTTACGGTTAGCCTGGGATTCACCGGCAAACGCATCCATAAGGTTCTGTTTCGTTTCAGCCATGTTATTTCTCCTTGTTGTTTTTAATAGGAATGAT of uncultured delta proteobacterium contains these proteins:
- a CDS encoding putative Tetratricopeptide TPR_2 repeat protein (Evidence 3 : Function proposed based on presence of conserved amino acid motif, structural feature or limited homology), with translation MNLSFARALACPVAPGPVASGPVTSGNDAAWAEPARSGPRRAALLAVLFAFCCLAGCAKDASPVKWDLGPEGEAMYHFLVQLEAASSGDADTYAAAGKKLLELDPSEASFLEMADFSMRRGKLEEARTIARDGLALFPASLPLTLIISDTYIQQEKFTEAADTLLFFTKGHPENQDAMQELARVYLVGERYAEFDALLRSVPPAKMTPYLHYVKARSLLNRNKLAEGEKELRLVVRQAPDMIDAWVNLGIALQLQGKHAASFPMFRKAINSDPENLGLWLRLIDAQLRAKRFDLAFRTYTEAPPSPPFQLEAGMLFVEAKQYTTARKIFLQVRDTPGAPEEVHIYLAALAMENLNNPSEALRELALIPPTSPLAERALRWRLQILEEAGRVHESVPIAKEYAEQNPDSAEFQVIYAQACAASGDTQTAIRTLRSARQKWPDNVSVALLLASVLDPNTDKDEAMRLMEFVILHQPRNAFALNYVGYMLADENRELERAYDLIARAAVEAPEDPHVADSLAWVFYRLGNYTEAWAAIRKSISLGGDHPVIWEHYGDIAVKLGNTAEARKGYSNALKTKPDDPEAIRRKLKELP
- a CDS encoding conserved exported hypothetical protein (Evidence 4 : Homologs of previously reported genes of unknown function) gives rise to the protein MRASLRFFLPHAVRCGALALMLVFLGACARSTDTLRTPADPVVAQTLWSRFTHSAQRAQKADPFRLNATLYYSGKEDSQRVTVYFWGNGENESPLPLRLDILMGPGSVMAAIREDSGGLSIYVPRDKTVYQADEGNLLAFDLPVPFSLADLSALVTGKFADLFAPPEADAEDVIRSAMQGDNGAVVYHLPEAPLPGRVTLDENALPVAWSDGENWTLTIEYWPDSTRTTPRKLYIKHAEGREATLIVRELDHPKPFTVKQLDLTVPQGTRLAPLEVRQ
- the ywlF gene encoding putative sugar phosphate isomerase YwlF (Evidence 3 : Function proposed based on presence of conserved amino acid motif, structural feature or limited homology), which codes for MAKILYMGSDHAGLSLKNALLPALRQQGWTIEDMGTQSGDSCDYPDFAHAVCTKVLENDAFGILICGTGIGMSMAANRHKGIRAALCTHEFHARATREHNNANVLCLGERVTAPGLAVELATIFLSTEYAGGRHQKRIEKIDI
- the cysS gene encoding Cysteine--tRNA ligase, producing the protein MQLYNSLSRKKEEFTPVTPGKVSLYSCGITAYDLSHIGHARSAVVFDILVRYLRSLGYDVTFIRNFTDIEDKIINRANKEGVPWQQVVDTYITAFHDDMDILGVQRATHEPKATDHIGDMIALIEKLIKKDHAYATPEGDVYFRVRSFKDYGKLSGRSVDELEAGARVAPDETKEDPLDFALWKAAKPGEPFWESPWSKGRPGWHIECSAMSEKYAPLPLDIHGGGQDLIFPHHENEIAQSEAAIDGPFCRFWVHNGFVQVNSEKMSKSLGNFRTIRDILASYLPETLRFFLITRHYHSPIDFTFDAMDEAEKNLRRIYETLVLTKEELSREKWVAFPLKNAFATEFDAVEKAWTAAMDDDLNTAAAMGHVNTLIHLINRLTEDKNGRKTESAKILYTRFCEAMARWGAILGLFQRDPAAFLDELKQCRAKRIALDVAKVEDLMLQRQEARKNKEYAKSDALRDELTALGVSVRDTPQGATWDIA
- a CDS encoding Peptidase M48 family protein, yielding MGYSISLTPYARRLLFAAAAAVFLVCSGLSVPGAHAAWGEFTIKDEVELGKKIKASVRSSLPIVDDPEVQEYVNGLLNRILASAPPQPFDFSISVIRHNAINAFATPGGNLFVFTGLILAMEHESEVAGVLAHEIAHATQRHIAGRIAQMQKISLLSLAGALIGGFLGGDAGSAVAVGSLAAGQSAQLKYSRADETDADHVGMGYFTKAGYPPQGMVGAFEKIRRQQWFLGSSIPTYLSTHPAIQDRIQSMNVRIQSLPANLRNRKDDDTKFKRIQALIRARFSDTDQALAAFNKQVREKGASRCLALMGQGIVYSRTNRINDAENIFEEALTCAPGEPLIAREAGIFHYQRGSRDKAGILLTKAMTLNSRDHVARFYYARLLADGGNLRGAQEEYKRILLDLPDDPEVHVFYAQALGADKQLFKAYLHMAYGSLYANDKKKTQQNYDRAKSAAKTPQDEAELKRLGDAFKERTELFEGK
- a CDS encoding Aminoacyl-histidine dipeptidase; the encoded protein is MKLENLDPTECFKWFEVIAAIPRCSHYEKQISDHLVSFAKERGLFVAQDALGNVCIKKPASSGMEKAPTVILQGHMDMVCVKEEGSGFDFSRDPITLVVKGDTLTAAGTTLGADNGIALAFIMALLDSKDVPHPALEAVITVAEEVGMTGAAGFDVSQLSGEYFINLDSEEEGVFCVSCAGGRRTEVSLPLATVASGGLPDDLPGGAKRAFFRINVSGLAGGHSGTAIDKERGNANRLMGRILSTLAAKYDCYLAALSGGSASNVIPSESAAVVCINTDKDGLQKELNVLCGVFKNELKAADGEGLALTAQKADAAETLLTRECFSRVVAALLLLPNGVMAMDLNITTQRMVESSANLGVVRMDGGNAIFSSLLRSSVGSKKELMYQQTVAVAECIGATASYVSDYPAWEFSPESKLRDVFKQAYTSLFKKEATVAGIHAGLECGLFFEKFKELGRKVDFIAFGPDITGAHTVNEAVKIRSVANTWNLLRKVLRLLGE
- a CDS encoding hypothetical protein (Evidence 5 : No homology to any previously reported sequences); translation: MKDTHYNKDIPGSLYSEEEALIAAREVLGTVPAWYRKNKEIIEKRRVEQLHRTNEAMAEITEALERFSLVQQRFCRILDAMLSKIAVDPDSRVQ
- a CDS encoding Rubrerythrin, giving the protein MAETKQNLMDAFAGESQANRKYLAYADKAEKDGFAQVAKLFRAAAAAETIHAHAHLRLAGKVHDTLANLEDAISGETYEFTKMYPDMIKDAEAEGNKAAASYMKWVNAVEEVHANLYKKALAAKGKMDPVDYYICSVCGYTHEGPHDGPCPVCNAAAKAFEKVA